Proteins from a genomic interval of Capsicum annuum cultivar UCD-10X-F1 chromosome 4, UCD10Xv1.1, whole genome shotgun sequence:
- the LOC107866902 gene encoding spindle apparatus protein lin-5: protein MAKPKKSNNSSDREKWNKVFNGLVHMLSSQQTQLESLAKERIILEDRIKLQNERWVSDINDFQEQIYEMKKEFTVQEMERILEVAKSEFIVGLKQRDVAMFKRKFEDADSELADFRGWFDLLSQKCSELNDVSRTETNEKPETRKKAWEDEMRRLKTENEKLTSEKNSEISALLAEKNFIWNQFNKLENDMTEQLRRKCADLEHANGKIQAFTRKIEELQSSNANKDNTIATLRTQMDDTIATLRSQMAKLESDSVKKSEEISKLSAELVLLKKSGSASVTPVLRRSTNGSGPSKLRGTSRGPSKLRGTSRGMDQRNITVKEEKQSSQALEKGQRSSKRKAGNSNLGAPNLFTSSFKVPKLKIASPCVT from the exons ATGGCTAAGCCCAAAAAGTCGAATAATTCATCGGATAGAGAGAAATGGAACAAAGTATTCAACGGCTTAGTCCACATGTTGTCATCACAACAAACGCAGCTTGAATCACTCGCAAAAGAAAGAATTATACTCGAAGATCGAATTAAGTTACAGAATGAACGATGGGTATCTGATATTAATGACTTTCAAGAACAGATTTATGag ATGAAGAAGGAATTTACTGTTCAAGAGATGGAGCGTATACTTGAGGTTGCGAAATCGGAGTTTATTGTTGGTTTGAAGCAACGAGATGTTGCCATGTTCAAAAGGAAGTTTG AAGATGCAGATAGTGAACTGGCTGACTTCAGAGGATGGTTTGATCTCCTCTCTCAAAAATGCTCTGAGCTAAAT GATGTATCAAGGACTGAAACAAATGAAAAACCAGAGACGAGAAAAAAGGCTTGGGAAGATGAGATGAGAAGGCTTAAAACAGAAAATGAGAAGCTTACTTCAGAGAAAAATTCTGAGATTTCTGCCCTCTTGGCAGAAAAGAATTTTATTTGGAACCAATTTAACAAACTGGAGAACGACATGACTGAGCAATTGAGGAGAAAATGTGCTGATCTTGAGCATGCAAATGGGAAAATACAAGCATTTACGAGGAAGATTGAGGAACTGCAATCGTCCAATGCTAATAAGGATAATACAATTGCAACGTTAAGAACTCAAATGGATGATACAATTGCAACATTAAGAAGTCAAATGGCCAAATTGGAGTCTGACTCCGTCAAAAAGAGTGAAGAGATATCCAAACTTTCCGCTGAACTAGTGTTGCTAAAGAAGTCTGGAAGTGCCTCTGTCACTCCTGTGCTGCGCCGCTCCACAAATGGATCAGGGCCTTCGAAGTTGAGAGGCACGTCTCGTGGGCCTTCAAAGTTGAGAGGCACGTCTCGTGGAATGGATCAGAGGAATATAACTGTCAAAGAAGAAAAGCAATCTTCACAAGCCCTTGAAAAG ggaCAGAGAAGTTCAAAACGGAAAGCAGGTAATAGTAACTTGGGTGCTCCAAATCTATTCACGTCCTCATTTAAGGTACCTAAATTAAAAATTGCATCTCCCTGTGTAACATGA